The Antarcticibacterium sp. 1MA-6-2 genome has a window encoding:
- a CDS encoding TonB-dependent receptor domain-containing protein, producing MRLLLILLLLLYSLPGLGQEVIVLEKNTDIPLPYVAIYNKAKTKSTVTSGQGKADLTRFSQHEEIIFKHISHLEYTTTKAQVMAAGGKIFLILDDNHLQEVVLSVSRFRQKKSEVPQKLVTIQPEEIAFANPQTSADLLESTGKVYVQKSQLGGGSPMIRGFATNLLLITVDGVRMNNAIFRSGNLQNVISIDPLAIEQAEVILGPGSVIYGSDAVGGVMNFYTLKPVFSYREDNFSGNAFSRYATANNEKTVHADFNVGFEKWAFLSSVSYSDFDDLRMGSHGPLEYMRPHYVVTRNGEDLVVENDDPLVQKPTGYNQINLLQKIAYQPHDLWDLNLGLYYSTTSNYPRYDRLYQERNGQLRSAEWYYGPQTWFLGHLQVENRGYNKFYDRSKLTAAYQFFEESRNDRNFGGEMFYNTLENVDAYSLNLDFEKGFGKNRFYYGAEYVFNYVGSKGAAKNIFSGEQEPSASRYPDGSTWQSLAAYSSFRWEVNQKLNIQFGARYNHVLLKAEFDEAIYDFPFNDANLSTGALTGSAGINWHPNKRTTWRANLATAFRAPNIDDVGKIFDSEPGSVVVPNPNLRPEYAYNGELGLNWRIGEFLVMDLASFYTILENAMVRRDFDLNGVTTVDYQGEESNVQAIQNAAGAYVYGFEAGAEIIFSEELKLISQLTATTGEEELDDGTTAPLRHAAPLFGNTHFIWDSGKLKLDLFSEYNGQFDYEDLAPSEQGKAYLYAIDDDGNPYSPSWYTINFT from the coding sequence ATGCGTCTCCTCCTTATTCTCCTCCTCCTGTTATATAGCCTTCCCGGTTTGGGGCAGGAAGTAATAGTCCTGGAAAAGAACACGGACATTCCCCTGCCATACGTGGCAATTTATAATAAGGCGAAAACTAAAAGTACTGTAACGTCAGGACAGGGAAAAGCAGATCTTACCCGATTTTCACAACACGAGGAGATCATTTTTAAACACATTTCTCACCTGGAATACACCACCACCAAGGCCCAGGTCATGGCTGCAGGAGGCAAAATTTTTCTAATTTTAGATGATAATCACTTGCAGGAAGTGGTTTTGTCGGTATCCAGGTTCAGGCAGAAAAAAAGTGAAGTACCTCAAAAACTGGTCACCATTCAGCCTGAAGAAATAGCTTTTGCCAACCCTCAAACTTCCGCAGATCTTTTAGAAAGTACAGGAAAGGTTTACGTTCAAAAGAGCCAGCTTGGAGGTGGAAGTCCTATGATTAGAGGGTTTGCCACTAACCTATTGTTGATCACTGTAGATGGGGTGAGAATGAATAACGCCATTTTCAGGAGTGGGAACCTTCAAAATGTTATTTCCATTGATCCGCTCGCGATAGAGCAGGCTGAGGTTATTCTTGGTCCGGGTTCTGTGATCTACGGCAGTGATGCGGTAGGCGGGGTTATGAATTTTTATACCCTAAAACCTGTTTTCTCCTATAGAGAAGACAACTTTAGCGGAAATGCTTTCAGTAGGTATGCGACCGCAAACAATGAGAAAACGGTACATGCCGATTTTAATGTCGGTTTCGAGAAGTGGGCCTTTTTGAGCAGTGTTTCTTATTCAGATTTTGATGATTTGAGAATGGGGAGCCATGGTCCTTTAGAATATATGCGCCCCCATTATGTCGTTACCCGAAATGGGGAGGATTTAGTTGTAGAAAATGACGATCCGCTGGTGCAGAAACCTACGGGTTATAATCAGATAAATCTTCTGCAGAAGATCGCGTATCAGCCACACGATTTGTGGGATCTTAACCTTGGTTTGTATTATTCCACTACTTCCAATTATCCTCGTTATGACCGTTTGTATCAGGAGAGAAATGGGCAGCTGCGGTCTGCGGAATGGTACTACGGGCCGCAAACCTGGTTTCTGGGCCATCTGCAGGTAGAAAACAGGGGATATAATAAATTCTATGACAGGAGTAAATTGACGGCCGCTTACCAATTTTTCGAAGAGAGCAGGAATGACAGGAATTTTGGAGGAGAAATGTTTTATAATACCTTAGAAAATGTTGATGCTTACTCCCTGAACCTCGATTTTGAGAAAGGTTTTGGAAAGAACAGGTTTTACTATGGTGCCGAATATGTATTTAATTATGTAGGATCTAAAGGTGCTGCAAAGAATATTTTCTCAGGAGAGCAGGAACCATCTGCTTCCCGTTATCCTGATGGTTCTACCTGGCAATCTCTGGCCGCTTATTCCAGCTTTCGGTGGGAGGTGAATCAAAAACTGAATATTCAGTTTGGTGCACGTTATAACCATGTTCTCTTAAAAGCTGAATTTGATGAAGCTATATATGATTTTCCTTTCAACGATGCCAATTTAAGTACAGGGGCACTGACAGGTAGTGCCGGAATCAACTGGCACCCGAACAAGAGAACCACCTGGCGGGCCAATCTTGCAACCGCTTTTAGAGCACCAAATATAGACGATGTGGGGAAGATCTTTGATTCTGAACCCGGTTCCGTTGTAGTTCCGAATCCGAACCTGAGGCCGGAGTATGCCTATAATGGGGAGCTGGGGCTTAACTGGAGAATTGGAGAATTCCTGGTTATGGATCTGGCATCTTTTTACACCATCCTGGAAAATGCGATGGTGAGAAGAGATTTTGACCTTAACGGAGTTACAACTGTAGATTACCAGGGAGAAGAAAGTAACGTCCAGGCAATACAGAACGCAGCGGGTGCCTATGTTTACGGATTTGAAGCCGGGGCAGAAATAATTTTTTCTGAAGAACTTAAACTTATCTCCCAACTCACGGCAACTACGGGTGAGGAAGAGTTAGATGACGGAACCACCGCGCCATTAAGACATGCAGCTCCTCTTTTTGGGAATACTCATTTTATCTGGGACAGCGGAAAACTGAAACTGGATCTTTTTAGTGAATATAACGGGCAGTTTGACTACGAGGATCTTGCACCTTCTGAACAGGGAAAAGCATATTTGTATGCTATAGACGATGACGGGAATCCTTATTCCCCCTCCTGGTATACCATCAATTTCACTTAG
- a CDS encoding alpha/beta hydrolase has translation MFNVIAADDFLFNGELGLIESWYKAGKPVELHLYQNGGHGFGLGNPDRTSNRWFDAFIHWLEVNKFFIAQAEEK, from the coding sequence ATGTTTAATGTTATTGCCGCAGATGATTTTCTGTTCAACGGAGAGTTGGGTTTAATTGAATCCTGGTACAAAGCAGGTAAACCTGTTGAACTTCACCTTTACCAAAATGGTGGCCATGGATTCGGCCTTGGAAATCCTGACCGAACCAGTAATCGTTGGTTTGATGCATTTATTCACTGGCTGGAAGTGAATAAGTTTTTTATAGCCCAAGCTGAAGAGAAATAA
- a CDS encoding ABC transporter permease yields the protein MAVGVILFTGIKATYDTDHFHPELNHIVRILTQETKEGEKIKWATTPLALAPQLESVSFVENTVKIQMAGKYNLQTDKGDVPVDIKFSEPSFFNVFGFKLLAGNPQSLTNNPTSIFLTERTAKKIFGDLNALGQIVQLENLGSYTVEGIIQDPPLETHLPIEAMLSIASAEILEKEGAIGNISQRWEDFKSSAIYARIKSEDNLEQLNTTLQNYNRKLEKSSLQFFAQPIEDITPRNNDIINDPNAGVDWAGIRTQLLLILSLTLLSAFNYISLSLARAFSRAQEVGVRKTIGATRGQIIRQFLMESTLIALFALVFTLPGVHFLMQHIPDMEVTFSWDPILISGLLTYAVITGLVAGAFPSWLLSAFKPIQVLRKMKNIKLFRGVAVYKAVIVLQFSVTIMLMILVVILADYEIKNNEIISSTVSSNVLTLDLKGEEYENLQNQINQLSQVETTLATNWYYGPMKMGKSSIKIKDKILNINYVSIDPKIIETEGISLKSGENFPEHMPKSTEQYVLINEAAAELLKNKSEDIVGQNLSLDSAYVQVIGIMPNEIIGETVPLIYRYLPNEIASLAIKIKPNTELEATKAIQTLWNNNFPEKTADLQNLKEAYASSGERISFFGFFALIVMIIAGLGILGIASYSVETRIKELGIRKVLGAGKLKLVWTVTKNFAILILIAGLIGVPAKRVWQ from the coding sequence ATGGCGGTAGGGGTTATCCTCTTTACAGGCATTAAAGCTACTTATGATACAGATCATTTTCATCCGGAATTAAATCATATAGTACGTATACTCACCCAGGAAACAAAGGAGGGAGAAAAAATTAAATGGGCAACAACACCGTTGGCTCTGGCACCTCAATTGGAAAGCGTCTCCTTTGTGGAGAATACGGTAAAAATTCAAATGGCAGGAAAGTATAACCTGCAAACAGACAAAGGGGATGTTCCTGTTGACATTAAATTTTCAGAGCCTTCTTTCTTTAATGTATTCGGCTTTAAATTACTGGCCGGGAATCCACAAAGCCTAACAAATAATCCCACTTCCATATTTTTAACTGAAAGAACAGCAAAAAAGATATTTGGCGACCTTAATGCTTTAGGGCAGATAGTTCAACTTGAAAATTTAGGTTCTTATACCGTTGAAGGAATCATCCAGGACCCGCCCTTAGAAACACATCTACCCATTGAGGCAATGCTTTCTATTGCTTCTGCTGAAATCCTTGAAAAAGAAGGAGCAATCGGTAATATTTCACAAAGGTGGGAAGACTTCAAAAGTTCAGCAATTTATGCGCGTATAAAATCAGAAGATAATTTAGAGCAGCTTAATACAACCCTCCAAAACTACAATCGGAAACTGGAAAAGAGCAGTCTTCAATTTTTTGCACAACCCATAGAAGATATTACCCCCCGAAACAATGACATTATAAATGACCCTAATGCGGGCGTGGATTGGGCGGGTATTAGAACGCAATTACTTTTAATTCTATCCTTAACCCTTTTATCTGCTTTCAACTATATCAGTTTGTCATTGGCGCGTGCCTTCTCCCGGGCCCAGGAAGTAGGTGTTCGCAAAACAATAGGTGCAACCAGGGGACAAATTATTCGTCAGTTTTTAATGGAATCTACCCTTATCGCTCTTTTTGCTTTAGTGTTTACACTCCCGGGGGTTCATTTTTTAATGCAGCATATACCCGATATGGAAGTGACATTCTCCTGGGATCCCATCCTAATTTCAGGCTTGTTAACCTATGCAGTTATTACAGGGCTGGTCGCAGGGGCATTTCCGTCATGGCTATTGTCAGCCTTCAAACCCATACAGGTACTGCGTAAAATGAAGAATATAAAGCTGTTCCGGGGTGTTGCTGTTTACAAAGCTGTAATTGTCCTACAATTTTCGGTAACCATAATGCTTATGATATTGGTTGTCATATTAGCCGATTATGAAATAAAAAATAATGAAATCATTAGCTCAACTGTGTCCTCCAATGTTCTCACACTTGATTTAAAAGGTGAAGAATATGAAAATTTACAGAACCAAATAAACCAACTAAGCCAGGTAGAAACAACTTTGGCAACTAACTGGTATTATGGACCAATGAAAATGGGCAAATCTTCTATAAAAATAAAGGATAAAATCCTGAATATTAATTATGTAAGTATTGATCCAAAAATAATTGAAACAGAAGGTATCAGCTTAAAATCCGGGGAAAATTTTCCTGAACATATGCCCAAAAGTACTGAGCAATATGTGTTGATAAATGAAGCTGCCGCAGAATTACTAAAAAATAAATCAGAGGATATAGTGGGGCAAAATTTATCACTTGACTCTGCCTATGTCCAGGTCATAGGCATCATGCCGAATGAAATTATAGGCGAAACAGTTCCTTTAATCTATCGGTATTTGCCAAATGAAATAGCATCCCTGGCCATAAAGATTAAGCCAAATACAGAATTGGAAGCTACTAAAGCCATTCAAACCTTATGGAATAACAATTTTCCTGAAAAAACAGCAGATCTTCAAAATTTAAAAGAAGCTTATGCGAGCAGTGGAGAAAGAATAAGTTTTTTTGGATTCTTTGCCCTTATAGTTATGATAATTGCTGGTTTAGGCATTCTAGGCATAGCCAGTTATTCTGTAGAAACAAGAATAAAAGAACTTGGTATAAGAAAAGTACTGGGTGCAGGCAAATTAAAGTTAGTGTGGACAGTTACCAAAAATTTTGCTATTCTCATTTTAATTGCCGGACTTATTGGGGTTCCGGCTAAGCGTGTTTGGCAGTGA
- the recO gene encoding DNA repair protein RecO yields the protein MIVNTNAIVISVLKYGEADLIVKCFTQKSGLKSYLLRGILKSKKGRFKVSMFQPLTQLELVAKHKDKGSLEYIQDAKLIAHYQSLHTNVVKSSMVLFLSEILRNSIQEEEQNEELYHFLENTFNWMDVHDNIANFHLLFLLKLTRFLGFYPDTSQAEGEYFNLLEGIFQDIKTNEYCIEGGNLQLLKLLLGTNFDELNAIKLNQSARSNFLTMLLGYYLVTY from the coding sequence ATGATAGTTAATACGAATGCTATTGTTATAAGTGTTTTAAAATACGGCGAAGCAGATCTTATAGTAAAATGCTTCACCCAAAAAAGCGGACTGAAGTCGTACCTGCTGCGTGGTATTCTAAAATCGAAAAAGGGAAGATTTAAAGTTTCTATGTTTCAGCCGTTAACGCAGCTGGAGCTGGTGGCAAAACATAAAGATAAAGGCAGTCTTGAATATATTCAGGATGCGAAGCTTATTGCGCACTACCAAAGCTTGCACACCAATGTTGTAAAAAGTTCTATGGTGCTATTTCTTTCTGAAATACTTCGGAATTCAATCCAGGAAGAGGAACAGAATGAAGAGTTATATCATTTCCTTGAGAATACATTTAACTGGATGGATGTTCATGATAATATCGCCAATTTTCATTTATTATTTCTGCTGAAGCTTACGAGGTTCCTTGGATTTTATCCTGATACTTCCCAGGCAGAAGGAGAATATTTTAATCTCCTGGAGGGAATTTTTCAGGATATAAAAACAAACGAATATTGCATCGAAGGCGGAAATTTACAGCTTCTTAAGCTGCTACTCGGTACAAATTTTGATGAGTTAAATGCAATAAAATTGAATCAATCCGCGAGATCAAATTTCCTCACTATGTTACTTGGGTATTACCTAGTTACATATTGA
- a CDS encoding type II toxin-antitoxin system HigB family toxin, with amino-acid sequence MKRIIAKRALREFWEKHADSEQYLKTWYETAKNSNWTSPNEIKHTYINASILKNGRVVFNIKGNSYLLIVKFNFERQWAFIRFVGTHAEYDKIDADTI; translated from the coding sequence ATGAAAAGAATAATTGCGAAGAGAGCACTACGAGAGTTTTGGGAAAAGCACGCTGATTCAGAACAATATTTAAAAACGTGGTATGAAACAGCTAAAAACTCCAATTGGACTTCGCCAAATGAAATTAAGCACACCTATATAAATGCCAGTATCTTAAAAAATGGTCGTGTAGTTTTCAACATTAAGGGAAATTCTTACTTACTTATTGTAAAATTTAATTTTGAAAGGCAATGGGCATTTATAAGGTTTGTAGGTACCCACGCTGAATACGACAAAATAGACGCTGACACAATTTAA
- a CDS encoding O-methyltransferase: MNDFNIQNKPGILSEVENISKEIGFTMPSDIYIGTLLKTLITSKPNSNLLELGTGIGLSLSWMIDGMDSDSKLTSIDNDPELIEIAKNFFGQDKRVELICADGTEWINNYTGEKFDLVFADAWPGKYSEINRILDLIKIGGIYIIDDMSTQPNWPEGHQENVDGLIEYLENRKDLNLTKMNWSTGIIIAAKKY; this comes from the coding sequence ATGAACGATTTTAATATTCAAAATAAGCCCGGAATTCTTTCAGAAGTTGAAAATATATCTAAGGAAATTGGATTTACAATGCCTTCTGACATTTACATAGGAACTTTATTAAAAACATTAATAACGTCTAAACCTAATTCAAACCTTCTGGAACTAGGAACGGGCATAGGATTGTCCTTATCCTGGATGATAGATGGAATGGACTCTGATTCGAAATTAACCAGCATTGACAATGATCCTGAATTAATTGAGATAGCTAAAAATTTTTTCGGACAGGATAAAAGAGTGGAACTCATTTGTGCAGACGGAACTGAATGGATAAATAATTACACCGGAGAAAAATTTGATTTGGTTTTTGCAGACGCATGGCCAGGCAAGTACAGCGAAATTAATAGAATACTTGATCTTATTAAAATCGGCGGGATATATATTATTGATGATATGTCTACTCAGCCTAATTGGCCCGAGGGGCATCAGGAGAATGTTGATGGCCTTATTGAATATTTAGAAAATCGAAAAGACCTTAATTTGACTAAAATGAATTGGTCAACCGGGATTATAATAGCTGCAAAAAAGTATTAA
- a CDS encoding dihydrofolate reductase family protein — protein MNDFALAIDKIPKLVFSHSLKKVDWESATIAKGDLKDEVLELRKQAGKDIFVGSRSLIIQLMKLKLINEFQLCIYPILQGNGLTLFEDINQRIIFKLAKTKTFQSGAIILYYQPH, from the coding sequence ATGAACGACTTTGCTTTAGCTATTGACAAAATTCCAAAACTTGTGTTCTCTCATAGCCTTAAAAAAGTAGATTGGGAAAGTGCAACCATAGCAAAAGGAGATTTAAAAGATGAAGTTTTAGAACTCAGGAAACAAGCAGGTAAAGATATATTCGTTGGAAGCCGAAGTTTAATTATACAACTAATGAAACTAAAGTTGATTAATGAATTCCAGCTTTGCATTTATCCAATTCTCCAGGGAAACGGCTTAACATTATTTGAAGACATAAACCAAAGAATTATTTTTAAACTGGCTAAGACTAAAACCTTTCAAAGTGGAGCTATAATACTTTACTATCAACCCCATTAA
- a CDS encoding sugar O-acetyltransferase, with protein sequence MKTEKEKMIAGEMYNPMDRGLVEDRKQTRLLLKAFNDTAEDQLSERGRIQKTLLPNASKDLYLQPPFYCDYGFNMKVGKRVFFNFNCVVLDVAPVSIGSRTMFGPNVQIYTATHPLDHKERSSGVEYAKSIVIGEDVWIGGSAVICPGVTIGDRSVIGAGSVVTKDIPEDVFAASNPCKVIRVLKEN encoded by the coding sequence ATGAAAACAGAAAAGGAAAAAATGATCGCCGGGGAAATGTATAATCCTATGGACAGGGGGCTGGTGGAAGACAGGAAGCAAACAAGATTGCTCCTGAAAGCTTTTAACGACACAGCAGAAGACCAACTCTCCGAAAGAGGTCGCATTCAGAAAACTTTACTGCCCAATGCATCAAAGGATCTTTATCTGCAGCCTCCCTTTTACTGCGACTATGGGTTTAACATGAAGGTGGGGAAACGGGTTTTCTTCAATTTCAATTGTGTGGTACTGGATGTTGCCCCCGTAAGCATTGGTAGCAGAACGATGTTTGGTCCAAATGTTCAGATTTATACAGCCACTCATCCGCTGGATCATAAAGAAAGAAGTTCGGGAGTTGAATACGCAAAATCCATAGTGATAGGAGAAGATGTGTGGATTGGAGGAAGTGCAGTTATCTGTCCCGGAGTAACTATAGGAGACCGTAGCGTAATTGGTGCTGGCAGTGTAGTGACCAAAGATATTCCCGAAGATGTTTTTGCAGCTAGTAACCCCTGCAAAGTAATCCGGGTCCTGAAGGAGAATTAA
- a CDS encoding GNAT family N-acetyltransferase, translating to MLSNKLNIELRPTEISDLDTLFEFQADKESGYLAAFMPKDPTDRLAYVNKYSKLLIDPTVNNQTITFNNRVVGSIGKFVMEGNAEITYWIDRKYWGQGIATKALQEFLTIETSRPIFARVAFDNPGSQKVLDKCGFKIVGTDKGFANAR from the coding sequence ATGCTTAGTAACAAATTAAATATAGAACTTAGACCAACAGAAATTTCAGATTTAGACACTCTTTTTGAATTTCAGGCTGACAAAGAAAGTGGATATTTAGCTGCATTTATGCCTAAAGACCCAACGGACAGATTAGCTTATGTAAACAAATACTCAAAATTGCTAATTGATCCAACCGTAAATAACCAAACAATCACTTTTAATAATAGGGTCGTAGGAAGCATTGGAAAGTTTGTAATGGAAGGTAATGCAGAAATCACCTACTGGATTGACAGAAAATATTGGGGACAGGGTATTGCCACGAAAGCGCTGCAAGAATTTCTTACAATTGAAACCAGCAGACCAATTTTCGCACGGGTTGCATTTGACAATCCTGGTTCGCAAAAGGTTTTAGACAAATGCGGTTTTAAAATTGTTGGCACTGACAAAGGTTTTGCAAATGCCCGTTAA
- a CDS encoding alpha/beta hydrolase, giving the protein MKISLAKETWFRQWGDPMARNISTATLTPFLPDPAIANGTTVIVAPGGGFRWLSMGNEGWEVAEALAKKGIAAFVLKYRLNPTPESLEDFKTSMTRPPSPPAGSSNGAPVPPQRPRSNLSNQLEDAEAAYALIVKRAEEWGVDTTNIGMMGFSAGAKSHNAFNAQFQNYGSCFYCSNLWRIKCSRGAKKCSPNV; this is encoded by the coding sequence TTGAAGATCAGCTTAGCTAAAGAAACCTGGTTTCGACAATGGGGGGATCCAATGGCTCGTAATATTTCCACTGCTACACTTACACCATTCCTGCCCGATCCTGCAATAGCAAACGGTACCACTGTAATTGTGGCACCCGGTGGAGGTTTCAGGTGGCTTTCTATGGGTAACGAAGGCTGGGAAGTTGCTGAGGCACTTGCCAAAAAAGGAATTGCTGCCTTTGTACTAAAGTATAGGCTTAACCCAACTCCTGAGTCACTTGAAGATTTTAAAACCTCGATGACCCGACCCCCTTCGCCTCCCGCAGGCTCTTCAAACGGCGCTCCGGTACCACCACAACGTCCCCGGTCCAATTTGTCTAACCAGCTCGAGGATGCTGAGGCTGCTTATGCTTTAATTGTTAAACGTGCAGAGGAATGGGGTGTTGATACTACTAATATAGGGATGATGGGCTTTTCAGCTGGTGCCAAGTCTCACAATGCATTCAACGCTCAATTCCAAAACTATGGATCTTGCTTTTATTGCTCCAATTTATGGAGGATTAAATGCAGTAGAGGTGCCAAAAAATGCTCCCCCAATGTTTAA
- a CDS encoding type II toxin-antitoxin system HigA family antitoxin — protein sequence MNIKPIKSEQDYEKTLKRLEMIFDADPNTKEGDEAEILTMLIDNYENQHYLIEAPDPIEAIKIRMEEMNLKQKDLVGIIGGKSRVSEILNKRKRLTVDMIRELEKILQISASVLVNNYQLSK from the coding sequence ATGAATATAAAACCTATAAAATCCGAACAAGATTACGAAAAAACGCTAAAAAGATTAGAGATGATTTTTGATGCAGATCCCAATACAAAAGAAGGCGATGAGGCTGAAATATTAACTATGTTGATTGATAACTATGAAAATCAACATTATTTAATTGAGGCTCCTGACCCAATCGAAGCTATAAAGATCCGAATGGAGGAGATGAACCTTAAACAGAAAGATTTAGTTGGAATTATAGGAGGAAAAAGTAGGGTTTCTGAGATACTGAATAAAAGAAAAAGACTGACAGTGGATATGATAAGGGAATTGGAAAAGATTTTACAAATTTCTGCTTCCGTTCTGGTAAATAACTATCAACTATCTAAATAA
- a CDS encoding Txe/YoeB family addiction module toxin, with translation MKYIFVDESWEDYLYWQKTDRKKLKKINELLKDIARNPFDGIGKPEPLKHKYAGFFSRRIDSEHRLIYQYREGEILIAKCRFHYD, from the coding sequence ATGAAGTATATTTTCGTTGACGAGTCGTGGGAGGATTATTTATATTGGCAAAAAACAGACAGGAAAAAGTTGAAAAAGATAAATGAACTTCTTAAAGACATCGCTCGAAATCCTTTTGATGGAATTGGAAAACCTGAACCTTTAAAACATAAATACGCTGGATTTTTTTCAAGACGTATAGATAGTGAGCATAGACTGATTTATCAATATAGAGAAGGAGAAATATTAATTGCGAAATGCAGGTTTCATTATGACTGA
- a CDS encoding type II toxin-antitoxin system Phd/YefM family antitoxin, with protein MQITTVSEFRKDIKTYLDRVVKNFETLIINRGKDSGIVVMSLQEYNSLMATNHELSSRKNELRLDSAIEKLKSGAAFNKDLIEN; from the coding sequence ATGCAAATTACAACTGTTTCTGAATTCAGAAAAGATATTAAAACTTATTTAGATCGCGTTGTAAAGAACTTTGAGACTTTGATCATAAATCGCGGAAAAGATTCCGGAATTGTAGTTATGTCTCTGCAAGAATACAATTCTTTAATGGCTACAAATCACGAACTGTCATCTCGAAAGAATGAATTAAGGTTAGATTCTGCAATTGAAAAACTAAAAAGCGGAGCAGCATTCAACAAAGATTTGATCGAAAATTAA
- a CDS encoding carboxylesterase family protein → MMLSKLETVPYEDLVKAGNEAILKLFGPRKPGSKTMFGFAPSADGQVLLQQPFSPGFAEISKDVPLLIGTTLNELIKTAYDEKDLSMEQARSRLTKIYGEDTNQFIRLYEKTYPDFTPQDLLSVDTVFRPGTIMAADARTKQESAPVYTYFLAWKSPEDGATKGSFHGLDIPLAFNNIDLKPEWTGTTKEAYDLADKMSSAWLNFAKTGNPNVEGKLPDWEPYSIDNGETMIFNEKCRIVNNHDRELMSFIISK, encoded by the coding sequence ATGATGCTAAGTAAATTAGAAACTGTTCCCTATGAAGACCTCGTAAAAGCGGGAAATGAAGCTATATTAAAATTATTTGGTCCCCGAAAACCCGGTTCAAAAACGATGTTTGGTTTTGCACCTTCAGCAGATGGTCAGGTTTTACTTCAGCAACCTTTTAGTCCGGGTTTTGCAGAAATTTCAAAGGATGTTCCTCTTTTAATCGGCACGACCTTAAACGAGCTTATTAAAACAGCTTATGACGAAAAGGACCTGAGCATGGAACAGGCCAGATCACGTTTAACAAAGATATACGGTGAGGATACAAATCAATTTATAAGATTATATGAAAAGACCTATCCTGATTTTACCCCTCAGGATCTTCTTTCTGTCGACACGGTTTTTAGGCCGGGAACTATTATGGCTGCTGATGCCAGGACGAAACAGGAGAGTGCTCCAGTCTATACCTATTTTCTAGCCTGGAAGAGTCCTGAAGATGGTGCAACAAAAGGTTCCTTTCACGGTTTGGACATTCCTTTGGCATTTAATAATATTGACCTAAAACCGGAGTGGACAGGTACTACAAAAGAAGCATATGACCTGGCTGACAAAATGAGTTCGGCATGGCTCAACTTTGCTAAAACAGGTAATCCTAATGTAGAAGGGAAATTGCCCGATTGGGAACCCTATTCAATTGACAATGGAGAAACTATGATTTTTAATGAAAAGTGCAGAATAGTAAATAACCATGACCGGGAATTAATGAGCTTTATTATATCAAAATGA